The following are from one region of the Lytechinus pictus isolate F3 Inbred chromosome 4, Lp3.0, whole genome shotgun sequence genome:
- the LOC129259413 gene encoding protein mono-ADP-ribosyltransferase PARP4-like isoform X5, with the protein MGVFEKCHIVFDLDAIKVSYKIRQGLKAKITSQNGMVAYSLNNKTTHMIVDESKRRGFSHKCSKAQKLNIPIVSVSYVDDCVAASRLLNPTPYLVVDTQAQSRFGHGKISGIRQRKDKDSIIKKRVLHVDLHSVRVYSWNDPNAPDFPSEGQYLVARSLLLDSVKEEKKSKHIFYQLELHAVKKDKGERMDTQAGNEFMYRVFSHHGNVNELKDEDSGVRECRYLKTSQAAVDIYRQLYEQRIKPPWKMKRCKKMISRWIGSPTFRKDSFDAGYLAGEKLSSDLIALVEQIWMEAVGHLNDILSCPMDRVSRDQVEKGESILLQIKEGLDANRSQAVLLKLSREYYDKIPHKKQPSLKTKQDITREQGICQLLSDVHSVCEATDWSMRGSTEAKYRTLRCHMELLGSESAEYEQISKQIQDSLTGGNSIKVKRIFAVERFVERSNFAHHLGNKKLLFHSSKPSNFLGILSRGLLMPKIVVDDLGVSRTDAGMLGHGIYFADSASTSACYSVQSKLSNSRFLMICEVSLGRCHEVTQYHPDLDRPPSGFDSVEGLGAVGGQIASDFSANEFTIYNVNQQRLRYLVEFTLPEDQTDTPSTFIPDLPTVPMETNDTKELPIPPPVEMKDVLAVPNPNDKVVSGLQSTSSKPIPLKNVCVRAKMMDLAAQVVIFQEYDNVNRESIEAKYVFPLEDSAAVCGFEAFIGDKHIVGTVKEKEQAHREYKEAISKGHGAYLMDEEAPDVFTVSVGNLPPKVKVVIKITYVIELSVEGDKIAFSLPGSVAPWRKEAAISQVLQKDVATLKVKDQSSISFSLAVSVEMAADITSIQSTTHPLKIKQTATKAVITLPDDCKSLGEGFQLLVGVTDIHRPRMWVEQHPENKDSQACMVTFYPDFEASSVEKPEIILLIDCSNSMKGEPLKQAKKILLLTLHHMTDDCIFNVVTFGTGFEELFASSQAKTESTVQAATVFINQACATQGNTDAWRPLQSYFLLRSEGLQNLFLVSDGHINNEQSTLDAISQNTHSRIFTFGISSSSNRHLLKGMARVGRGAFEFFDNNAKSKWESKVKAQLSKAKQPSVSSLDVQWKQHDNDPPTPVQAPRQLTSLFNGSRLVVYGFVQYCTEACLKASIDGEEVSTMVSTPELCITKGQMLHRLTARAVIRDWEDGTLDPDKTHHEARKNQQKSYVIDLSKKYSIVTQLTSFVAIEKREKGEDLKGRSVSLAKLAKKEDVDFLSYMDWQKTVRLDSDEDVDPMRKVEDLLEQANKESTFSVLKAEEYYQQAFDIATDHLPDSTEVYIKTASALHEFLRDSKRELDKADQLSRKVKRARLNHETLRTDKRLAEMMRGMFPAIIQPQEQQQQYGAIKETMGRTLQAAVNKRSMALSSDFVLEKASITTRTRPQPQKLLARGIEKKGVLGMPLRRLRTTADAPPSLVTAASAGGGGGGAGVPPPPCDGIFAAGAPPPPPPDVCAAPPPPPQSGFYAPPPYRGRAAPPTGGVCAPPPPPLGVCAAPSLPPQWFYAPALSLGRSAAPPSGVCPPPPPPPGVCAAPLLPPPLQRFYAPPPSRGRSVAPPTGGVCAPPPPPPGVFAAAPPPPRSGFHAPPLPLPSRGRFAAPAPPPPPGGGPSAASAPPAHVGAMFGAPVYGAALPPPSSRKAASAPHPPSPPLSEAISAPLPPRYQAARALPQSMSAPSPQKSGHTDLVKPFGLNVGGKGRPKPRGTSEFEDRAGGLERISDKASSTYESDLSLVDIRADSIMMGSSVLSQRLATQKQTFGKAMQQRSPSAYSPTSPAYSPASPAYAQVSQDFDSSHSSLVQQAMQPLHNFSRFSSGSGVEPASQPQKVSNKERDRIHQGSTVLAPSKDVEFCGFGVDVGDDLVEERSECERGVSFLDSKNENGREKVFKGGDLDTTQSKKRETKRLQEHDRQVEDRPSSDRESRDSGSLQQRPQFQRFNVAMDITAQAFSQESYPNGRQHSQGVLDKSVSDSTGKPQSLRLGTGTHVCHSSVTETPLQPDNWFGQDQNAPEILEQPEEVSKTSPESPSKSAQEMESSDMSLLHPNQANNAPCPRQGSEPEIPDVNGPASQEQSTCNRGSTELPPKSLPFQMSGRVSKPTLGLFGSSSSQSDSMSFKKSESAQQSTTKVFGGQLQGSPFCGLSQKSASCSVGTPKGLSFGGQSQGTDLGGQSHGSLFGAQSQKSGFDSQSNGFSFGGQSQGTGFSSQSQGSLFGSQSQGSFFGGPSKGIGFRSQSQGSLFGSQSQGSIFGGPSKGIGFGSQSQGSPLSSQSQGSLFGGQSQGSLFGGPAQGMGFGSQSQGSLFGGPSQGISFGSQSQGSIFGDQSQGSLLSDQSQGTGFGSQSQGSLIGGPAQGMDLGSQSQGSPISGQSQGSFFGGPSQGMCFGSQSQGSPFNGQSQGSLFGGQSQGSLFGGPAQGMGFGCQSQGSLFSGPSQRMGFGSQSQGSIFGGQLQKSVESQSQGFSFGSQSLRSRFDRPSKGLFFGGQSQGLSFGSPTCATARMHSAVSRVSGVSSLDESQGSVFSGQHEANDQAQSAARVSNGFGGQSEGRARTHSNVPRVSQGFSFSDRSRADNWTHANAPVASQGLGFASHSIAETQLQDSLLSYEEVRFQSTRRSVKTTQSHAGDIIYSNELVLTKHEASEEREVDYEKERAARLSWARMIIGA; encoded by the exons agtgtgaaggaggagaagaaaagtaAACATATTTTCTACCAGTTAGAGTTACATGCTGTAAAGAAGGATAAAGGAGAGAGAATGGATACCCAGGCAGGCAATGAGTTCATGTATCGAGTGTTTTCACACCATGGTAACGTGAATGAACTGAAG GATGAAGATAGTGGAGTAAGAGAGTGTCGATACTTGAAGACAAGCCAAGCAGCTGTTGATATCTACCGTCAGTTATATGAGCAACGTATCAAGCCGCCATGGAAGATGAAACGGTGTAAGAAGATGATTTCTAGGTGGATTGGATCTCCGACATTTAGAAAG gATTCCTTTGATGCGGGTTATTTGGCTGGTGAGAAGCTTTCGTCGGATTTAATAGCCCTTGTGGAGCAGATATGGATGGAAGCTGTAGGTCATCTCAATGACATACTCTCATGCCCTATGGATAGGGTGTCACGTGACCAG GTTGAGAAAGGAGAATCCATTCTCCTCCAGATCAAAGAAGGATTGGATGCCAATAGAAGTCAAGCCGTTCTACTCAAGCTGAGTCGTGAATACTATGACAAGATTCCGCATAAGAAGCAGCCTAGTTTGAAGACTAAACAGGATATCACAAGAGAGCAAGGAATCTGTCAG TTGCTTAGCGATGTTCACAGCGTCTGTGAGGCCACTGATTGGTCCATGCGTGGGAGTACAGAGGCCAAGTATCGTACTCTCCGCTGTCATATGGAACTACTAGGATCAGAATCGGCAGAGTATGAGCAGATTTCAAAACAGATTCAAGACAGCTTGACAGG gggCAATTCCATCAAGGTGAAGAGAATCTTTGCCGTTGAACGATTTGTAGAAAGGTCCAACTTCGCACATCACCTTGGCAACAAGAAGCTTTTGTTCCATTCCTCCAAGCCATCCAACTTCTTGGGTATCCTTTCAAG AGGTTTGCTGATGCCTAAGATAGTGGTTGATGATTTAGGAGTCAGCCGGACAGATGCTGGTATGCTGGGACATGGAATCTACTTTGCTGACAGTGCAAG CACCAGTGCATGTTACTCTGTCCAAAGCAAACTGAGTAATAGTCGTTTTCTGATGATATGTGAGGTGTCCTTGGGCAGATGCCATGAAGTCACCCAATATCACCCAGACCTGGACCGACCTCCGAGTGGCTTTGATAGTGTTGAGGGTTTAGGAGCGGTAGGTGGACAGATAGCTTCCGATTTCAGT GCTAATGAGTTTACAATCTACAATGTGAACCAACAACGACTGAGATACTTGGTTGAGTTCACTCTGCCTGAGGATCAGACTGACACTCCTTCAACGTTCATCCCTGATCTTCCGACTGTTCCCATGGAAACGAATGACACCAAAGAGCTACCAATACCTCCACCTGTTG AAATGAAAGATGTACTGGCTGTCCCTAACCCTAATGATAAGGTTGTAAGTGGTTTACAAAGTACATCCAGCAAGCCTATTCCACTCAAGAACGTATGCGTCCGAGCAAAGATGATGGACCTAGCCGCACAG GTCGTCATCTTCCAGGAGTACGACAACGTGAACCGGGAGTCCATCGAAGCCAAGTATGTATTCCCCCTGGAAGACAGTGCTGCAGTGTGTGGTTTTGAGGCATTCATTGGAGACAAGCACATTGTGGGTACGGTCAAGGAGAAAGAACAGGCTCACAGGGAATACAAGGAAGCCATCAGTAAGGGGCACGGAGCCTATCTCATGGATGAAGAAGCACCG GATGTGTTTACCGTGAGTGTGGGCAACCTGCCTCCCAAGGTCAAGGTTGTGATTAAGATCACCTACGTGATTGAGCTGTCGGTTGAGGGGGATAAGATTGCCTTCAGTCTACCGGGGTCCGTTGCACCATGGCGTAAGGAGGCTGCCATCTCACAAGTATTACAGAAGGACGTTGCTACTTTAAAGGTCAAAGACCAGTCATCGAT TTCGTTCTCACTGGCAGTGTCTGTTGAGATGGCAGCAGATATCACATCAATACAATCTACAACACACCCCCTAAAGATCAAA CAAACGGCAACCAAGGCTGTAATAACCCTACCCGATGACTGTAAAAGTCTTGGGGAAGGTTTTCAGTTGTTAGTTGGTGTAACCGATATCCATCGTCCTCGCATGTGGGTCGAGCAACATCCAGAGAACAAGGACAGTCAG GCATGCATGGTGACCTTCTACCCTGACTTCGAAGCCAGCAGTGTCGAGAAACCCGAGATCATCTTACTCATAGACTGTTCCAATTCCATGAAAGGAGAACCTCTCAAGCAAGCTAAGAAGATTCTCCTCCTTACCTTACATCACATGACTGATGACTGCATCTTCAATGTTGTCACCTTTGGAACAG GCTTTGAGGAGCTGTTTGCTAGCAGCCAAGCCAAGACGGAGTCCACCGTCCAAGCTGCCACGGTGTTCATCAACCAGGCGTGTGCCACACAGGGCAACACCGATGCATGGCGCCCTCTCCAGTCCTACTTTCTGCTTCGATCAGAGGGACTTCAGAACCTCTTTCTGGTGTCCGATGGTCATATCAACAATGAGCAGTCTACTCTGGATGCTATATCTCAAAACACACACTCCCGTATCTTCACATTTGGTATCAG TTCCAGCTCCAACCGGCATCTGTTGAAAGGCATGGCAAGAGTCGGGCGTGGTGCTTTTGAGTTCTTCGACAACAATGCGAAATCAAAGTGGGAATCCAAG GTGAAAGCTCAGTTGAGCAAGGCCAAACAGCCATCAGTATCATCCCTCGATGTCCAGTGGAAACAGCATGACAATGACCCTCCTACTCCGGTCCAAGCCCCTCGTCAGCTGACATCACTCTTTAATGGCTCCAGACTGGTTGTGTATGGCTTCGTGCAATACTGCACGGAG gcTTGTTTGAAGGCTAGCATTGATGGAGAGGAGGTGTCCACCATGGTATCAACACCAGAGCTCTGCATCACAAAAGGACAG ATGTTGCATCGGTTGACGGCCCGTGCAGTGATCAGAGACTGGGAGGACGGCACCCTAGACCCTGACAAGACCCACCACGAGGCAAGGAAGAATCAACAGAAGTCTTATGTCATCGATCTGAGCAAGAAGTATTCCATCGTCACTCAACTCACCAGTTTCGTCGCCattgaaaagagagaaaag GGAGAGGACTTGAAGGGGAGATCGGTGAGTTTGGCGAAGCTTGCCAAGAAAGAGGATGTGGACTTTCTCTCCTACATGGACTGGCAGAAGACAGTAAGATTAGATTCAGACGAAGAT GTGGATCCCATGCGGAAGGTGGAGGACCTACTGGAACAGGCCAACAAGGAGAGCACATTCTCAGTGTTGAAGGCAGAGGAGTATTATCAACAAGCGTTTGACATAGCAACCGATCATTTACCAGACTCCacagaagtatatatcaag ACTGCTTCTGCACTCCATGAGTTCCTGAGAGATTCTAAACGGGAATTGGATAAGGCAGACCAACTGTCGAGGAAGGTCAAAAGAGCTCGCTTGAATCATGAAACATTGA gaACTGATAAAAGACTTGCAGAGATGATGAGAGGAATGTTCCCTGCCATTATTCAACCTCAGGAG cagcaacaacaatatGGTGCAATCAAGGAGACAATGGGGAGAACGTTACAAGCAGCCGTAAATAAAAGAAGCATGGCTCTCTCCTCTGATTTCGTTCTTGAAAAAGCATCCATAACAACCAGAACAAGACCTCAACCACAGAAATTATTAGCAAGGGgcatagaaaaaaaaggagttCTAGGAATGCCTTTAAGAAGATTACGTACTACTGCTGATGCTCCTCCTTCTCTTGTTACTGCTGCTtctgctggtggtggtggtgggggtgcTGGTGTTCCCCCACCTCCTTGTGATGGTATTTTTGCTGCAGGTGCTCCGCCTCCACCACCTCCTGATGTTTGTgctgctcctcctcctcctcctcaaaGTGGGTTTTATGCTCCGCCTCCTTATCGTGGCCGTGCTGCTCCTCCTACTGGTGGTGTGTGTGCTCCTCCTCCACCGCCTCTTGGTGTTTGTGCAGCTCCTTCACTTCCTCCTCAATGGTTTTATGCTCCGGCTCTTTCTCTAGGCCGTTCTGCTGCTCCTCCTAGTGGTGTATGTCCTCCTCCTCCACCGCCTCCTGGTGTTTGTGCTGCTCCTTtacttcctcctcctcttcaaaGGTTCTATGCTCCGCCTCCTTCTCGTGGCCGTTCTGTTGCTCCTCCTACTGGTGGTGTGTGTGCTCCTCCTCCACCGCCTCCCGGTGTCTTCGCTGCTGCTCCACCTCCTCCCCGAAGTGGCTTTCATGCTCCGCCTCTTCCGCTTCCTTCTCGTGGCCGTTTTGCTGCTCCTGCTCCTCCACCACCTCCTGGTGGTGGTCCTTCTGCTGCTTCGGCTCCTCCTGCACATGTTGGTGCCATGTTTGGTGCTCCTGTGTATGGTGCTGCTCTTCCTCCTCCATCATCACGTAAAGCTGCTAGTGCTCCTCATCCGCCATCTCCACCTCTGAGTGAAGCCATTAGTGCTCCACTTCCACCTCGATACCAAGCTGCTAGAGCTCTTCCTCAATCAATGTCAGCACCATCTCCACAGAAGTCTGGACATACGGATCTAGTAAAACCCTTTGGTTTAAACGTGGGTGGAAAAGGTCGTCCCAAACCAAGAGGAACTTCGGAATTCGAGGACCGTGCTGGAGGTTTGGAGAGAATATCTGATAAAGCTTCCAGCACATATGAAAGTGATCTATCCCTAGTAGATATTAGGGCTGACTCAATAATGATGGGGAGCTCAGTTCTGTCACAGAGACTTGCTacacaaaaacaaacatttggAAAAGCCATGCAGCAGCGCTCCCCTTCTGCATATTCACCAACCTCTCCTGCATATTCTCCAGCTTCTCCTGCATATGCTCAAGTTTCTCAAGATTTTGATTCTTCTCATTCTTCACTTGTTCAACAGGCCATGCAGCCACTACACAATTTTTCTCGTTTCTCATCGGGTTCGGGTGTTGAACCTGCCTCCCAACCGCAAAAGGTTAGTAACAAAGAAAGAGATCGTATTCATCAAGGTAGTACAGTGTTAGCACCATCTAAAGATGTGGAATTCTGTGGGTTTGGAGTGGATGTTGGTGATGATTTAGTGGAAGAAAGAAGTGAATGTGAAAGAGGTGTCAGTTTTCTTGatagtaaaaatgaaaatggcagAGAAAAGGTCTTTAAAGGTGGGGATCTTGATACTACTCAAAGCAAGAAACGTGAGACAAAGCGACTACAGGAGCATGACAGACAGGTTGAAGATAGACCAAGTTCTGACCGTGAGTCCAGAGATAGTGGAAGTCTACAACAAAGGCCTCAATTCCAAAGGTTTAATGTTGCCATGGATATCACAGCTCAAGCTTTCAGTCAAGAATCGTATCCAAATGGACGTCAGCATTCCCAAGGTGTGCTAGACAAATCTGTGAGTGATTCCACTGGAAAACCTCAGAGCCTGAGACTTGGAACTGGAACACATGTGTGCCATTCGAGTGTTACTGAGACGCCTTTGCAACCTGATAATTGGTTTGGACAGGATCAGAATGCTCCTGAGATATTAGAGCAACCAGAGGAAGTATCCAAAACATCCCCGGAATCCCCAAGCAAATCTGCACAGGAAATGGAATCATCAGATATGTCATTGCTACATCCAAATCAAGCCAACAATGCCCCCTGCCCAAGACAAGGAAGCGAGCCTGAAATTCCTGATGTCAATGGGCCTGCATCACAAGAGCAGTCTACATGCAATCGTGGAAGTACAGAACTACCACCCAAGAGCTTGCCTTTCCAGATGTCGGGAAGAGTGTCTAAGCCCACATTGGGTCTATTTGGATCTTCTTCCTCACAATCTGACAGTATGTCCTTCAAGAAATCTGAATCAGCTCAACAATCTACTACTAAAGTTTTTGGTGGTCAGTTACAAGGGTCACCTTTTTGTGGTCTGTCACAAAAATCAGCTTCTTGCTCTGTTGGTACGCCAAAAGGATTGAGTTTCGGTGGTCAGTCACAAGGAACAGATTTGGGTGGTCAGTCACACGGGTCACTTTTTGGTGCTCAGTCACAAAAGTCTGGATTTGATAGTCAGTCTAATGGGTTCAGTTTTGGTGGTCAGTCACAAGGAACGGGTTTTAGTAGCCAGTCACAAGGGTCACTTTTTGGTAGCCAGTCACAAGGGTCATTTTTTGGTGGTCCATCAAAAGGAATTGGTTTCCGTAGCCAGTCACAAGGGTCACTTTTTGGTAGCCAGTCACAAGGGTCAATTTTTGGTGGTCCATCAAAAGGAATTGGTTTTGGTAGCCAGTCGCAAGGGTCCCCTTTAAGTAGCCAGTCACAAGGGTCACTTTTTGGTGGCCAGTCACAAGGGTCACTTTTCGGTGGTCCAGCACAAGGAATGGGTTTCGGTAGCCAGTCACAAGGGTCACTTTTTGGTGGTCCATCACAGGGAATAAGTTTTGGTAGCCAGTCACAAGGGTCAATTTTTGGTGATCAGTCACAAGGGTCACTTTTGAGTGACCAGTCACAAGGAACTGGTTTCGGTAGCCAGTCACAAGGGTCACTTATTGGTGGTCCAGCACAGGGAATGGATTTAGGTAGCCAGTCACAAGGGTCCCCTATTAGTGGCCAGTCACAAGGGTCATTTTTTGGTGGTCCATCACAGGGAATGTGTTTTGGTAGCCAGTCACAAGGGTCTCCTTTTAATGGCCAGTCACAAGGATCACTTTTTGGTGGTCAGTCACAAGGGTCACTTTTTGGTGGTCCAGCACAAGGAATGGGCTTCGGTTGCCAGTCACAAGGGTCACTTTTTAGTGGTCCATCACAGAGAATGGGTTTCGGTAGCCAGTCACAAGGGTCAATTTTTGGTGGTCAGTTACAAAAGTCTGTTGAAAGTCAGTCACAAGGGTTTAGTTTTGGTAGTCAGTCACTAAGGTCTAGATTTGATAGACCATCAAAAGGGTTATTTTTTGGTGGTCAGTCACAGGGGTTAAGTTTTGGAAGTCCAACTTGTGCCACTGCTCGGATGCATAGTGCTGTCTCAAGAGTGTCAGGGGTGTCCAGTCTTGATGAATCTCAAGGATCTGTTTTCAGCGGTCAGCATGAAGCAAATGATCAAGCTCAAAGTGCTGCAAGGGTATCAAATGGATTCGGTGGTCAGTCCGAAGGAAGGGCTCGGACACATAGTAATGTTCCACGAGTGTCTCAAGGATTTAGTTTCAGCGATCGGTCAAGGGCAGACAACTGGACACATGCCAATGCCCCGGTAGCATCACAGGGTTTAGGATTTGCCAGTCACTCCATCGCCGAGACACAACTTCAAGATTCTTTGCTAAGCTATGAAGAAGTGAGGTTTCAGAGCACCAGACGTTCTGTGAAGACTACTCAGAGCCATGCTGgagatattatttattcaaatgaattagTGTTAACTAAA CATGAAGCATCGGAAGAGAGAGAGGTGGATTATGAGAAGGAGAGAGCAGCCAGATTGTCTTGGGCGAGGATGATAATTGGAGCGTGA